From a single Streptobacillus felis genomic region:
- a CDS encoding OsmC family protein, with protein sequence MYITKGKSLEKYEVTTETNGSVYNMDYKKVEPIGTSPVGLLNSALVGCIIMGIKSYYNIMGIDVKVEVESRLDGMNIDMDIQIDTEISEAELERLLVFIDEKCTVSKMLSKDVKVTKKIRGV encoded by the coding sequence ATGTATATTACAAAAGGTAAAAGTTTAGAAAAATATGAAGTAACAACTGAAACTAATGGAAGTGTATACAATATGGACTATAAAAAAGTAGAGCCTATAGGAACAAGTCCAGTAGGATTATTAAATTCTGCTTTAGTTGGATGTATAATAATGGGTATTAAATCTTACTATAATATTATGGGTATAGATGTTAAAGTAGAAGTAGAATCAAGATTAGATGGAATGAATATTGATATGGACATTCAAATAGATACAGAAATAAGTGAAGCAGAACTTGAAAGATTATTAGTATTTATTGATGAAAAATGTACAGTTTCAAAAATGTTATCAAAAGATGTAAAAGTTACTAAAAAGATTAGAGGTGTATAA